The proteins below come from a single Aegilops tauschii subsp. strangulata cultivar AL8/78 chromosome 6, Aet v6.0, whole genome shotgun sequence genomic window:
- the LOC109756424 gene encoding protein FAR1-RELATED SEQUENCE 5-like gives MYLPSTSYTGPSTTINSGAGTSTAGSSERTEDAFHQPANTHATNNAKSVSEMAIVPAIPTSTPVHTSTSNTQAGETAADTEVNDETNDEAQGDEDGGQSEIMVPQPPYLGQRFDSFEDAKEFYQTYAKFHGFADNTEYHRKIKKTNEYSRGHISNSYKARRNKKGKGDVPVVPERKRGIIVKTECPIRCKLNVDGAQWVVTEYFDEHNHELIKKFDLVKFLTAHKGFTPLEKKFIKLLHDCNVGPSRMVQILSLIHGKKGSLSSMPYLPADVTNLKAKYRRESKLADIEATIAYFDEKAKEDQDFFYRIRLDDEDRVRNMYWVDGAARRAYKHFRDCISFDATYLTNMYKMPCAPFIGINNHNQSLQFGCGLVRNEDTDGYVWLFKTFLECMGGLALMIIITDQDFSMRADIEEVFPLAVHRHCRWHIIKKAEETLGPFFADRPDLHRAFDLCVDHSLTVEEFERSRMAMIETYQVQDHETLASLWEKRMYWVPA, from the exons ATGTACCTACCATCAACGTCGTACACAG GACCTTCAACTACAATTAACAGCGGCGCGGGGACATCTACTGCGGGGAGCTCTGAGCGCACGGAAGACGCGTTCCACCAGCCAGCCAACACTCATGCCACAAACAATGCCAAGTCAGTGTCAGAAATGGCAATCGTGCCAGCAATACCGACAAGCACACCTGTGCACACCAGCACAAGCAACACTCAAGCAGGTGAAACAGCCGCCGATACTGAAGTGAATGATGAAACAAATGACGAAGCACAAGGGGATGAAGATGGTGGGCAATCAGAAATCATGGTACCCCAGCCACCGTATCTTGGGCAGAGATTTGATTCGTTTGAAGATGCAAAGGAATTCTACCAGACATATGCAAAGTTCCATGGGTTTGCGGACAACACCGAATACCATAGGAAAATTAAAAAAACTAACGAGTACAGCAGAG ggcatatttccaacagctacAAGGCACGAAGAAACAAGAAGGGCAAAGGTGATGTGCCTGTCGTTCCGGAACGAAAGAGAGGTATCATTGTCAAGACGGAATGCCCTATCCGGTGTAAGCTGAACGTAGATGGAGCACAGTGGGTGGTCACTGAATATTTTGATGAGCACAACCATGAGCTAATAAAGAAGTTTGACCTGGTAAAATTTCTGACCGCCCACAAAGGATTCACCCCCCTCGAGAAGAAATTCATAAAGCTGCTACATGATTGTAACGTCGGTCCATCAAGAATGGTGCAGATACTCTCCCTCATCCACGGCAAAAAGGGGTCTCTGAGTAGCATGCCCTACCTACCAGCAGACGTCACAAACCTAAAGGCAAAGTACCGTAGAGAAAGCAAGTTGGCTGACATAGAAGCCACCATAGCCTACTTCGATGAGAAAGCGAAAGAAGATCAAGATTTCTTCTACAGGATAAGATTGGACGATGAGGACCGTGTCAGGAACATGTATTGGGTGGATGGTGCTGCAAGAAGAGCCTACAAACATTTCCGAGACTGCATTTCATTTGACGCGACATATCTCACTAATATGTACAAGATGCCATGCGCTCCATTCATAGGAATAAATAACCACAATCAGTCATTGCAGTTCGGATGCGGGCTCGTTCGGAACGAAGACACGGATGGGTACGTTTGGCTGTTCAAGACCTTCTTGGAGTGCATGGGTGGACTTGCTCTGATGATCATAATAACAGACCAGGATTTTAGCATGCGTGCAGACATAGAGGAGGTCTTTCCGTTGGCAGTGCATAGGCACTGTAGGTGGCACATTATAAAGAAGGCTGAGGAGACACTAGGACCGTTCTTTGCTGACCGTCCAGACCTGCACAGGGCATTCGATCTATGCGTGGACCACAGCTTGACGGTGGAGGAGTTTGAAAGGAGCCGGATGGCTATGATAGAAACATATCAAGTCCAAGACCACGAGACGCTTGCTAGCTTGTGGGAGAAGCGAATGTACTGGGTGCCGGCCTAG